The following are from one region of the Gloeomargarita lithophora Alchichica-D10 genome:
- the petB gene encoding cytochrome b6: MFTKPVSDSPVYKWFDERLDLTEISDDIASKYVPPHVNIFYCLGGITLTCFLIQFATGFAMTFYYRPTVAEAFNSVSYLMTQVNFGWLIRSIHRWSASMMVLMMILHVFRVYLTGGFKKPRELTWVTGVVLAVLTVSFGVTGYSLPWDQVGYWAAKIVTGVPEAIPVVGSLVVELLRGGVAVGQGTLTRFYSAHTFVLPWMTAVFMLMHFLMIRKQGISGPL, from the coding sequence ATGTTTACCAAACCAGTATCTGATTCTCCCGTCTATAAGTGGTTCGATGAACGGCTTGACCTGACGGAGATTTCCGATGATATTGCCAGCAAGTATGTCCCCCCCCATGTCAATATTTTTTACTGCTTGGGTGGCATTACATTGACTTGCTTTTTGATCCAGTTTGCCACGGGGTTTGCCATGACCTTCTACTACCGACCCACGGTGGCAGAGGCGTTCAATTCCGTGTCTTACCTGATGACCCAGGTGAATTTTGGCTGGTTAATCCGCTCGATTCACCGCTGGTCGGCCAGCATGATGGTGTTGATGATGATTCTGCACGTGTTTCGGGTGTACCTGACCGGTGGGTTCAAAAAACCGCGGGAATTGACCTGGGTAACGGGGGTGGTACTGGCGGTGCTGACCGTATCGTTTGGGGTCACCGGCTATTCCCTCCCCTGGGATCAGGTGGGCTACTGGGCGGCTAAAATCGTGACTGGCGTGCCGGAAGCGATCCCGGTGGTGGGTTCCCTGGTGGTGGAATTGTTGCGTGGGGGTGTGGCCGTGGGGCAAGGCACCCTGACCCGGTTCTACAGTGCCCATACCTTCGTTTTGCCCTGGATGACGGCGGTGTTTATGCTGATGCACTTCCTGATGATCCGCAAACAAGGGATTTCTGGCCCCCTCTAG
- the petD gene encoding cytochrome b6-f complex subunit IV has protein sequence MSNIKKPDLSDPKLRLKLAKGLGHSSYGEPAWPNDLLYIFPVVIMGTFACVVSLAVLDPNMLGEPGDPFATPLEILPEWYFYPTFNLLRVLPNKLLGVLSMASVPLGLALVPFIENVNKFQNPFRRPLATTVFLVGTVVTIWLGIGAIMPISKAITLGFF, from the coding sequence ATGTCCAACATTAAAAAACCGGATTTGTCCGACCCCAAATTACGGCTAAAACTGGCTAAAGGTTTGGGGCATAGCTCCTACGGGGAACCGGCTTGGCCGAACGACCTGCTGTACATTTTCCCTGTGGTGATCATGGGCACCTTTGCCTGTGTGGTGAGTTTGGCGGTACTTGACCCCAATATGTTGGGGGAGCCGGGCGACCCCTTTGCCACGCCCCTGGAAATCCTGCCGGAATGGTACTTCTACCCCACGTTTAACCTGTTGCGGGTTCTGCCCAACAAGTTGCTAGGGGTGTTGTCCATGGCTTCCGTGCCCCTGGGCTTGGCACTGGTGCCGTTTATTGAGAATGTGAACAAGTTCCAAAATCCCTTCCGCCGTCCCCTGGCGACCACCGTGTTTTTGGTGGGAACGGTGGTGACGATTTGGTTGGGGATTGGGGCGATAATGCCGATTAGTAAAGCCATAACCTTGGGGTTTTTCTAG
- a CDS encoding tetratricopeptide repeat protein encodes MTTAYQQGLRAMESGRYRTAVAALQTALAERPHDPQVKLWLAMAYEANQQRELARNLCRELTAHPDPQVRQQSQQVLYILEAPQLQRRAEWLNEIPPMTEEPLPGLTLGTPKQITPPPVPEPVMVARSQSNYFVPVTLAGLSLVLAIWAGWG; translated from the coding sequence ATGACGACTGCCTATCAGCAGGGTCTGCGGGCGATGGAATCCGGGCGGTATCGCACAGCGGTTGCGGCTCTCCAAACTGCTTTGGCGGAACGCCCCCACGACCCGCAAGTGAAACTGTGGCTGGCAATGGCCTACGAAGCCAACCAACAGCGGGAATTGGCGCGTAATTTGTGCCGTGAACTGACCGCCCACCCCGACCCCCAGGTTCGCCAGCAAAGCCAACAGGTGCTGTACATTCTGGAAGCTCCCCAACTGCAACGGCGGGCAGAATGGTTGAATGAAATCCCGCCCATGACGGAAGAACCCCTCCCAGGGTTGACGCTAGGGACACCGAAGCAAATTACCCCCCCCCCAGTTCCAGAACCTGTGATGGTTGCTAGAAGTCAAAGTAACTACTTTGTACCGGTGACTTTAGCCGGTTTGTCTCTAGTTTTAGCAATTTGGGCGGGGTGGGGTTAA
- a CDS encoding cytochrome b6/f complex subunit VIII encodes MDIISLAWVGLMASFTFSIALVVWGRNGF; translated from the coding sequence ATGGACATTATTTCTTTGGCCTGGGTGGGTTTGATGGCGAGCTTTACCTTCTCCATTGCCCTGGTGGTCTGGGGTCGCAACGGGTTCTAA